The Aulosira sp. FACHB-615 region ATACATCGTCGCCTGCGCCACCATCAAGGATGCTATTTCCAGTGCTTGCAAAATTGGAAATATTATCATCTCCAGCGCCACCGTCTAGAATATCGCTGCCGCCATTACCTGATAAATTATCATTTCCACCACGACCTCTAATAATATCGTCACCAGTTGTGCCAATCAGGTTGTCATCGCCATTGGTACCGTTGATATTTGCCATAACTTTTACCTAAATAAATTGATTGATTCAGCCAGTTGAAAGTTTTTAAACTGCAATTTTCGCTGTTTTCAAAAATGAAAATTATGCTGATGGTTGACTCTCTCAGCATATTGTTTCAGCATCACAGCAATACAATTCAGTTAAATTATTCATACACAACTCGCAACATAGTCCTGGCGGCTACTGTTGCTTTCAACAATTACAAACATATTTAACTGAAGCATATTTAGATTACATAACAAAGTAATTTTTTATAAAGTTTTCTCCAAAATTTTTCAGAAACACATTTGCAGAATAGATTGTTTTTTAGCTGATTTTTAAGTCTTAATAGAATGTGATTTTGCAAAGTTTCTGAAGAAGTTTCTCGTGACATCAGTATATCAGCCCATAGATAACTGAGAAACTTTTGCAAGATATTGCAGGGTGAGTAAAATTTAAGATTAAACAATACCAATTTTCTGAATCTTGTATGAACATTACTGTTGTCCAGTAAAATCACTACACTCTTCTCAGAGTATGAGCATGTTTTTAGCTGGTTAATTGATGTATTATTTATGTCAAATTGGTATGTAGGATATTGTTAGTTGTTATTGATCTCTGCATTGCTGGTGCCTTTATGAATTCTCATACAAGCACTCATATTTAGGCTCTATTTTAACCATCCTTTGATCATTAGCGATCGCTCATCCAACAGCGAAACATCAAGCTTAAAGATGTATTTGACACAGAAAGACAATCCCACAGCTAGATAGGGGGTTTATACCTATGATTATTTAGTTGAATAAACTAGGTAATATCTAAATAATTTATTGAAATTGTACTGTATATTTACTGAGGTGTCTATTCTCACCAAAAGCATCTTTACATACTCTTTACAGTACCCATGAAATATATACATATAGTCATCGCAATATTTATATTTGTGTATTATTCACTTTTTGATAGCCAAGAAATATGGTAGAGGCAATTAGTAACAAATTTGTCCCGATTAGTGATGGTCAAGATATGAATGTTATCGATGATGAATCAAAAATAAAGAGATAATTAATCTATCTTTTGAGATGTGGTGCTGAGGGTTTATAATTTTCAGCCAGAATTTGGTGATTTAGCAGATTGCAACAATAATGTTAATTTTTTTAACCTCCTTGCGGGAAGTACCCCAGTTCCGTTTCACTACACTGGGGGATGAAAGCAAGGGCAGGATCTAGTCAACTACTCGGAGAATCTTGCTGCTTGATATATTTCTTCTCTGCGAGAGACTGCGTCAACAAAACATCAAGCGATACTCCGCCACTGGAATTCACAAAGTATGAGCCAGACCAAAAAACAGGTTTCCAGTAGTATTTGTCAACATGAGACTTGAACTCCTTGCGAATTAGTCTACTTGATGACGCTTTTAGGACTTTTACAAACTCAGAAATATGATTGTCTGGAGACAGATTGACCAATAGATGAACATGGTCTTCTTCGCCATTGAACTCAATC contains the following coding sequences:
- the tnpA gene encoding IS200/IS605 family transposase; this translates as MLTRMQAIFTDLCEQQKSILIEFNGEEDHVHLLVNLSPDNHISEFVKVLKASSSRLIRKEFKSHVDKYYWKPVFWSGSYFVNSSGGVSLDVLLTQSLAEKKYIKQQDSPSS